In Nostoc edaphicum CCNP1411, the sequence ATTCGAGGACTGGTAGTAATTCGATAACTTGTGTGTACACCGTAGCCCCTTTGCAAGGGGAGGGTTAGGGTGGCTAAAACCTTGATTAATTAGCTATTTCAGACTTGTGTGTACACCGTAGCAAGGCATCGGTGGGATGGCGATAGCCGGGGGGTGAATTATATGCAGCTTCACAAAAAAAACGGTATTACCCATTAATTTCAACTTGACAGATTACTATTGTGCTTTTTTATTTACTTGTAACCAAATTTCTAAACTAGCAAGCAACCACAACTTCACACCATAACGACTCCAAGTATCTCCTTGATAGTTTAACCAATTGCGAATTGGTAACTGGTTCAAATAAGGAGTGATAGCTGCATTCCGATTGAGCAATAAATCTCTGGCTTCTTGTTGCCAATATTTCCGAAATCCTAACTGCACTGGCACCATCATGCCACTTTTGGGACGATGAATAATTGTGTCTGGTAAAATATCTATGATCGCGTGTTTTAAAACCGCTTTCTCTTCCACTCCAGAAAGCTTATACTCTGGAGGTATTTCCATGCTTAAGTCTACTACTCGTTGGTCAAACAAGGGCGAACGACCTTGCAAAAGGGCTGCTTGAGTCAAGTTACTCACTTTCGTCAGAATTTGGTCAGCGCCTTTAAATTTGATATTCATAGCCATCAAACGATTGAGATAACTAGCTTGGGAATATAAATCTTTTTCAAAAACCCAAGGTGCGGTTTGTACTGCTTGCCAAACTTCTGGTTTTAAAAGTTGCGGTAAATCAACAGCGCACTTTTGGAAGGAAATTAAATAAGCTTGTAATGTATCCTGATTGGTGACAGAGCCATATAAACTATTAATTAACATTGGCTGATTTTTTGGCCCACCAAAACAGGGGTCGCCACCTTCACCATTTAAAACTACTTCTACGCTTTCTCTCGCTAATCTTCCCAGCAAAAGGTTGGGAACAGTCAGTGGGTCGCCAATGGGGTCATCTAAATAGGCCATTGTTTCTGGTAGACGTTCCCACATATCCTTAAAAGTAATTTCCAAAATGTGGTGCTGTGTCTGACAATGGGATGCAACGAGACTGGAAAATTCTAATTCATTGGGACATTCAGAACCAAAATGAATCGAGAAGGTGTGGACTGGTGCTTTGTGGAATTTTGACACTAAAGCAGTGATACCGCTAGAGTCCAAACCACCAGAAAGAAAAACGCCGACGGGTTCATTTGCTGGTGGTAAATATTCTTGAACAACTTGGTTTAGCAATTCTCGCAAGCGATCGCCATGCCATACTAAGGGTTGATCTATTGCTGTAATCTGTTCTTGAAGCTGCCAATAAGCTTGAACTTTGTAGTCGGGAAGTTCTAAAACGGTTCCAGGTCGCAATTCCTGCACCTCTTCCCAAAGGGTTCGTTCTCCTGGAATAAATGCACAACAAAGATAATCTCGTAACGCCACCAAATCTAAATCAGATGAACGATGGGGTGATAAAGTTCTTAGTTGAGGCGCAATCCAACGAACTGAACCAGTGGTAGTGTAATAGAGGGTACGAACACCGATGCGATCGCGAACCAACCTCAAAACCTGTTTTTCTCTATCCCAAATCACTAGGGCAAACATCCCCACAAGTTGCCTAAGACACTCAAAACCCCATCGTTCCCAAAGATTAGCCACCAGTTGCAGCGAACTTCCTTGAAAGCTATCCGGTTCAATTCCCAACTTTTGTAGCAACTGCACTTGGTTAGTTAACCAAACATCACCAACAACAACAAATCGTCCTCCAGAACTGATTGCTAATTTTTCCGTCAGAAATCCAGAAACCGTGTGTGGTAAAATTACAGAAATTTTTTCATCTCGCCAAGCTATATTTTCATAATTTTCATCAACTTTTCCCCACGCTACGCGCCAGGTTGGGTCAGTCTTGATGAATTCGATTTTAGGAGATTTACGGTGTTTAAACGCATCAAATAGCATGGGAAATTTTCAACGCATAATCAGTAATTTTAAGGTATTGCACAAACCTCTTTCCTGAAAATAGCTGTAATTGCAGTATGAGATTGATTCATACTTTTTCCAACTTTTACAACATGGAAGCAGATTCTATCCCTAAAACGATCGCACAAGCAAGTCAGCAAATGCAAAGTGGTTCGCTGACTTCCAGGAAATTAGTCAAACATTATCTCGAAGGTATCCAAAAGTCAAATCCTATACTCAATGCTTTTATTACAGTTATAGAGCAACAAGCCCTAGAAACTTCTACTAAACTAGATTTTGAGCGAAGCAACGGTCAAAAACACGGATTACTACACGGAATTCCTGTTGCGATAAAAGACAATATTGATACAGCAGAAGTCAAAACTACAGTTGGCTCACAACTTTTTTGCGAACTGACACGCATACCATTATCTGATAGTGTAATTGTTCAAAAGTTAAAGGCAGCAGGGGCGGTAATTTTAGGTAAGACAAATTTAAGCGAGTTTGCGGCTGACCTTTCTGGAAACAATCTTTTTTATGGAAATACCTGCAACGTCTGGAACCACAACCATTCATCGGGAGGTTCTTCTAGCGGAAGCGCAGCCGCTATTGCTGCTCATCTTTGTTTAGCTGGAATTGGTACTGATACTGGTGGTTCAATTCGAGTTCCCGCCAGTTTTTCAGGAGTGGTGGGAATACGCCCAACTCAGGGACTACTTAGCAATGAAGGTATTTTTCCCCGTACTCTTAGTTTTGATACAGTTGGGTTTTTGACAAATTGTGTAGAAGATATTGCTATTTTACTTGATGCTGTACTCTTCCCGATATCTACAAATTTAAAACAATTATACCCTCTACCAACCAATATCAAAGATTTAAAATTGGGCATAATTAGTAACTACACATTTCGTGGAATTGAAGGAGAAGTTGCCAAGGCAATTTATAACGCCATATCCATTTTGAAACAACTAGGAGCGGAAATTGTCACTCTAAATTCTCCATTTTTAGTAGAAGAATTTGATGAGGCGACTTACTCCACCATTGCTCTTTATGAATTCCATCAAGTTTTGCAATCAGAATACGCTACAAACCCCAACATATTTGGAGTTAAAGTACAAAGTGACTTATCCAAAGGAGTAAAAATTTCTCGTGACAGTTACAAAAAAGCAAAGGATAAATGGGAAAGATGCTTTCTGCAACGGCAAAAACTGTTTCAGCAAGTGGATATTCTGGTAACACCTACAACACCGATGGTTGCACCTTTCATTGACGCCGATACTAAAATTTATCAATTAAATCGGCGATTTATGTTACCTTTCAGTTTTCTAGGTTTACCTGCAATATCTCTGCCTTGTGGCCGAAGCAATCAAGGTTTACCTATAGGAATGCAACTTGTTGGTAATTCTTATACTGAAGCTTTGATTTTGAGAGTTGCCTTTGCCTTCCAGCTTGCTACTACAGGACTCATATTTGATTTCTGAAAAACTCAGTATAACTAAGAAGCCTTCTTTCTTGTTGCCTATTGCCTATTGCCTATTGCCTATTACCTATTACCTATTGCCTGTGTACGCAAATTAGTTCAGAAATCAAAGCGGATTCCTATAGTTTCTATGAAGATAGCCTTCTCTAACTAACGGTAAAACATTTCGCCCCACATTTTCGCACTCTTCTAAATGGGGATACCCAGACAGGATAAAAACTGTGATTCCCAAGTCTATGTATTGTAAAAGACGCTCCGCCACTTGTTGATAACTACCAACAATTGCCATTCCCGCACCACTCCGCACCACAGAAATTCCAGCCCAAAGCAGTGGTTCAACATACCAATCTTCATCAGCATTTCCCCGTAATTCCCATTGTCGGCTTTGACCGACACTTTCCCGTTTGGTATTGGGAAATTCGGTGGTTCGGGCTTTAGCTAATACTTTTGGAGAAACTTTTGTTAGCATTTCCTTTGCTGTTTCTCTGGCTTGAATTTCAGTTGGTCGAGCGATAATATTAATCCTCAATCCATAACGCACCTCATTTCTTCGTCCGCAATTAGTAACTAATTGTTGCATCTGGTTGATTCTATCAGCAAGTTGTTGCTGTGCTTCTCCCCACATCAGATAAACATCTGCAAATTCTGCACCCACTTGTTGAGCCATTTCACTCGCACCACCGAAATAAAATAGCGGCCCAGATGTTTGCAGAGGTAAAGTTTCTAACCGAGTTTGATGGAGTTGATAAAATTCTCCCTCATAGTTAAAGGGATTAGTGGTTGACCATAACTGCCGACAAATTTGCATAAATTCACGAGTCCGACGATAGCGGCTATCATGATCTAAATAATCACCATACATCGCCTGTTCGGTTGGTCGTCCACCTGTGACAATGTTAAGTGAAAGGCGGCCTTTACTGATGTGATCTAAGGTAACAGCCATTTTTGCCAAGATTGGGGCCGAATAGAAACCTGGACGCACAGCTACCATCGCCCCAGCACTAATGGTAAGCGCTAAAACTGCTGTTGCTAAAGTCCAAGCTTCCATTATGTGGTGGTTGAAGCCCATACCAATTAGAATCTGCTGGAACCCAAATCGTTCTGCTGTTTTAAAAATCTCAACAGTATACTCAAGACTGGGAGGACGTTCCCAAACAGGCAAACCCAAATAGAATCCATCACCAGATACCGGAGCACACCAGTTAAATTCCAGTCTTTGTTTTGCAAACATTGATGCAAGTTTTAGATTGCGATTCAATTATGAAGCATATTGTCATCAAACATAATATTGATAATTGATACAGCAGGAGCAAAAATTAGGGTACTTCACTCTATTACTTGCCTCTGCGACTAGAAGTCGCGGCTACACATACAAAACCCGCCTATGCGGGTTATAAAACTCGATTTTCTGCTAGTCCACGCAGGTGGACTTAGACTGTGTAAAATCTGCGATCGCAGATTTCCTTTGCCGCATCCAGAAATCGCAAGATTAACAAGCATCGCATATAGAAGCGTGGTCAAAAAATGCAAAAGCAATTGGAGTTGATGAAACCTTTGTCCTCAAAGATGCTAAGGAGGGTTTAAAACAAAGGCGATCGCAAGTGTTGCTGATTTCCCAACAAGCGATCGCTTCCCAGCAAGATGTAGCTCCAATGTCTATCTGTCGTTTCTGTTATATCTGTCGTTTCTGTTATATCTGTCGTTTCTGTTATATCTGTCGTTTCTGTTATATCTGTCGTTTCTGTTATATCTGTCGTTTCTGTTATATCTGTCGTTTCTGCGATCGCCAACTGAGAACTCGGCTCGGCAACCATTTTTCACCCAAATACGATTTCTCCTATAGCCCCAATTTCCTCTACAACTGGTGTTAGACAATTGCCTAACCAGTCTCACTCTGCCTCTAGTAGGTATTGAACAAGTATTCCTCTTATTATTCTGGCTTGAACAAGTGATTATCTCCTGAGCGGAAGCGGGAGCGACAACGCCCAAAAGTGTACCGATACTAACGGTGGCAGCCATGAAGGCGGCAGCAACTATCGGAAGACGCATAACCATGTTAGACCTCT encodes:
- a CDS encoding asparagine synthetase B family protein produces the protein MLFDAFKHRKSPKIEFIKTDPTWRVAWGKVDENYENIAWRDEKISVILPHTVSGFLTEKLAISSGGRFVVVGDVWLTNQVQLLQKLGIEPDSFQGSSLQLVANLWERWGFECLRQLVGMFALVIWDREKQVLRLVRDRIGVRTLYYTTTGSVRWIAPQLRTLSPHRSSDLDLVALRDYLCCAFIPGERTLWEEVQELRPGTVLELPDYKVQAYWQLQEQITAIDQPLVWHGDRLRELLNQVVQEYLPPANEPVGVFLSGGLDSSGITALVSKFHKAPVHTFSIHFGSECPNELEFSSLVASHCQTQHHILEITFKDMWERLPETMAYLDDPIGDPLTVPNLLLGRLARESVEVVLNGEGGDPCFGGPKNQPMLINSLYGSVTNQDTLQAYLISFQKCAVDLPQLLKPEVWQAVQTAPWVFEKDLYSQASYLNRLMAMNIKFKGADQILTKVSNLTQAALLQGRSPLFDQRVVDLSMEIPPEYKLSGVEEKAVLKHAIIDILPDTIIHRPKSGMMVPVQLGFRKYWQQEARDLLLNRNAAITPYLNQLPIRNWLNYQGDTWSRYGVKLWLLASLEIWLQVNKKAQ
- a CDS encoding LLM class flavin-dependent oxidoreductase; translation: MFAKQRLEFNWCAPVSGDGFYLGLPVWERPPSLEYTVEIFKTAERFGFQQILIGMGFNHHIMEAWTLATAVLALTISAGAMVAVRPGFYSAPILAKMAVTLDHISKGRLSLNIVTGGRPTEQAMYGDYLDHDSRYRRTREFMQICRQLWSTTNPFNYEGEFYQLHQTRLETLPLQTSGPLFYFGGASEMAQQVGAEFADVYLMWGEAQQQLADRINQMQQLVTNCGRRNEVRYGLRINIIARPTEIQARETAKEMLTKVSPKVLAKARTTEFPNTKRESVGQSRQWELRGNADEDWYVEPLLWAGISVVRSGAGMAIVGSYQQVAERLLQYIDLGITVFILSGYPHLEECENVGRNVLPLVREGYLHRNYRNPL
- a CDS encoding amidase produces the protein MEADSIPKTIAQASQQMQSGSLTSRKLVKHYLEGIQKSNPILNAFITVIEQQALETSTKLDFERSNGQKHGLLHGIPVAIKDNIDTAEVKTTVGSQLFCELTRIPLSDSVIVQKLKAAGAVILGKTNLSEFAADLSGNNLFYGNTCNVWNHNHSSGGSSSGSAAAIAAHLCLAGIGTDTGGSIRVPASFSGVVGIRPTQGLLSNEGIFPRTLSFDTVGFLTNCVEDIAILLDAVLFPISTNLKQLYPLPTNIKDLKLGIISNYTFRGIEGEVAKAIYNAISILKQLGAEIVTLNSPFLVEEFDEATYSTIALYEFHQVLQSEYATNPNIFGVKVQSDLSKGVKISRDSYKKAKDKWERCFLQRQKLFQQVDILVTPTTPMVAPFIDADTKIYQLNRRFMLPFSFLGLPAISLPCGRSNQGLPIGMQLVGNSYTEALILRVAFAFQLATTGLIFDF
- a CDS encoding DUF3011 domain-containing protein; the encoded protein is MVMRLPIVAAAFMAATVSIGTLLGVVAPASAQEIITCSSQNNKRNTCSIPTRGRVRLVRQLSNTSCRGNWGYRRNRIWVKNGCRAEFSVGDRRNDRYNRNDRYNRNDRYNRNDRYNRNDRYNRNDRYNRNDR